cccggaagatgaagaagaagttccttctaaagaagtatctgctggtgttaatcagaatgagaaagaaatttctcccgaAGAAGTAGTTGCTGGCGATACTCAAGATGCTAATCAAGTAATTTCTGgtgataatcaaaatgctagtcatgacaaagatcaaagccgaaatgaaggagaagcttgcgagaatgttggcgaagaacttctgtcatctcctgctaatgatattgatattgaagcttgagcttattttctagctttgttttcttgagctgccttatttttattacttttgagagctacatttttcaatcgactttgaagtcaactatttcttttaatattttattgataagaaagataatgcttcttgtatatcgattcccatacttgcctctcattatctttcttgcgaaaaataatttgttataaatgcttataattagtttgttttattatatggtaaaggtcttattatgccatctcttgtcattgcgacaaaatcgcaggacgtccttgcactttcatacaaaaacccattgatcttgtcttagctttttcttttgtattatggcctcttcaggaatgttgcgacaatatgacagtcctaaatattcttgcgaaaataaagccccatgacattgtcgtcttgcgatgaaatcgcaggacgtcttcgcactttcatgcgaaaacccattgatctcatcttatctttttcttttatattattgcctcttcaggaatgttgcaaaaatatgacaagccttaattatccttgcgaataataagcctcatgacatttgcgtcttaagacacttatcagctccctaatggagggtgccgcccttatcttccccctggttcccccttcaaggaggcgtacttctaccatacaaggttagctcctcccatccagtcttaacaacaaccagttgtttttgcagcctcttatcccttttacctatagggcttatggttacgagactgcaccctaagtggggttttcttcaggacgagtgcagtataagccaagacttgtcaataatggcaaggacgcttcaaacgccctcggcactcttgactcaaccgtgtacctcggcgccttgatcagatctacactccttgggagagtccttattaccttagtcgcccaacctaagtcatatgcttaagttgagaatccaaggtgcctctcccggatgggttttattgaccccaaatctccatgactcaggttccggtggcggtatagcctttccctgagtcatgtaacaggtaccccctaatatgacgtactttaggtcttacatttgcctcttgcgaaattttattcgcgaactagggtgtacgccataaaggttcgcccctttcttttatgtcattgttttctgcgaaaatttcgcacatcatgatcttgttttgtcatgaataatcctgcaattattctttcagaattcataacttctcaaagcttcttacggataatatattTTCAAGTACAATTtgttccatggtctatctaatctatgaccaacatcttttccgtctgggtccattaatctataagctcctgttccaactatctcctttatgatgtaaggtccatcccattttttcgctaattttccaccattttctctctgatatattggtgtttctcgcagaactaaatctcctggttgaaattcacgtatcttgacacgtttattatattctcgagccaatcttcgctgataattctccatatgttgtaaagctttttctcctttttcttctaattcatcaagttttttcAGAAttaacccgcactaagatttttctcccaagcttctctttttgttgtcggaataacaacttctgttggtaacaccgcttcaactccatatgttaaacaaaaaggtgacattccagtagcttctcttctagttatattataagcccatactgcattatgtacttgttcaaaccatgatctgtgatgtccttctaatttcttctttaatatatctacaATTGTTTTATTTGGTGCTTCTACTTGCCaattagcttgtggatataaaggagtggactttccacattttatcttgaatgcattgagtaacatttctatattcttcccctcaaactgtttcccattatcagataccagctgtgcaggaattccaaatcttcaaatgatattttcgaatatgaatgtaaagatatctttgtcgcgaatatgttgtactgccttcacttctgtccattttgtgaaattatCTGTTGCGACTatgaagtatcttctttgtccagttcttggtaaaaatggccccacaatatctaagccccattttccaaagggccacacactggttgaagatgacaatggtgctcctggtgcatgtatcttctttccataccgctgacaatcttcgcaacgtcttgatatttgttttgcatcttcatgcatgtatggccagtaataaccttgcatttttgctctatgtgccaaagatcttcctccactatgattgccagcgtctccaatatgtaacattttcagcaccttttctcctttctctcgtgtcaaacatctgagtgatggtccactaaaagattttcggtataacaacccatctcttaattcataattcgttgctccgctttttaacttgtgtgtttccaatctatttcttggtgtttctcctttcgccaaatatgcgtgaagctccattctccagtatgcgacattatttatttcttccttttcattatctatgaccatcacatccacatcttcctcttctttattgactgatggtgacataagtgtttgtatttttatgcatcttgcagttggatctgtcatcatacttgagatgaaagcaaaagcgtctgcgagtctattatcctttcttgaaatgtgcctccattttatttttgggattttcgctgacaattcctcaaccagcttcttgtatttcttcagggatggttcatttgtagtatactctccttttatttggtgaataactagctgtgaatcactagtgatcctggcattttctagtttcatttctattgcgaattttaatgcatgtatcatagcttcatattctgtttcattattagtggattcaaattccaacctgaatgaaaaaaccatctttattccttctggcgaaattaaaacaattccaactccatttccttctccatttgatgatccatctaccagtatttctcatctatttggttctgttaataaatcttttggatctccatgttcgtcttctacatccatcatttcttctactgcttcatcttcttctaaaggaaattctgccaagaaatccgcaacaacttgtgattttggtgaagataaaacttcatatttaatatcaaaatggcctacttgtgcattccatctctctacccttcctgatcttttagaattcttcatcactgattcaattggtacttttgttaatacccttatcttgtgtgcttgaaaatatatgcggagtttaaatgatgcaaaaactaatgctaagatcaacttttcaatttttgagtaattcttctctgcggtattaaaagttttgctaatgtaataaatgggtttctccactcctgcgtctactcgcaataatacaacacttaatgcatgcgacgttgtcgcaaggtaatcaataattcttctcctggttctgccttttgtaagatagttgtattcataagatgttctttgattccttgaaaagccttttcacattcatcactccatttaaatttcgcacccttcttaagtatatcgaaaaaatatttgcatttgtctgatgatcgcgaaataaatctccccagcgaagctagaagcccattcaacttatgtacgtcttttattgttgctggtgttggcatgtcacgaattgcttgcactttttccggatcaacctgtattccttcctttgatacaatgtagcctaaaaaatttcccgatgcaactccaatagtacacttctcgggattcaatttaatgttatactgccgcatttgttcaaaaatctccctcaagtcttgtacatggtccttAGCTTCCTTActatttactaacatgtcatccacgtatacttctaatgttttgtgtatccattttgcgaacaccttctctaccattctttgatatgttgctcccgcatttcgcaaaccaaacggcattttcgtataacaatataaacctctaggagcaaagaaagcagtatgttcttgatcttcttcagcgagaggaatttggttataccattTGTACCCatataaagatgataccctatcatttcctgctgcagattccaccatttgaggaatatcgggtaacggaaaactatctttagggcaagctttgttcaaatcagtgaaatctatgcaaatcctgattcccttgtttttctttgggacaatgaccatattcgctactcattctgggtatttagcttctcttataattcctgcctccagcattttctgtaattcttcttctatttgggaatggtaagttgttgcgatttttcttactctctgtttaaatggtctcacatttttgttaatctccagtctgtggcaagcaattgttggatctattcctggtatctcatccatgtttcctgcgaaaatatctttatattctcgcagtaagttgacagttctttcttcttcttctatatcaatTTTGGTCCCAATTCTCAACACTAGAGGCTCCtcttcagtcccaacatttatttcttttgttggttctgcggcagtgtaactgggtttaggttctcccattggtgtgggttctttaattgcttttatggatccttctccttcttccgaaatttcgttgggtattcctttgccttctttcgcccttatcatatatactctaaattcttcttccttctttgcttcctttaccaattttctgcgaaattgtttccttttgcttgttcttcataacgccttacttcgatttgatgacataatttcgcattatcaacatctcctctgatttcatctATTTCACTTGGAGTGGGGAatctaatacattgatgcaacgttgatactacagcttttatcgcatgtatccatgatcttcctaataacatattatatggcgctttcatatccaccacgcacaatgtcacatgtgtttcgatttctccaagtggaattcgtaccactatttctcctttaggttttgttgtggattttccaaagccgtgagcaaaatatgttgaattggacatttcttcatctttaaatcccactccccgaaatgcatgataaaatattatatcaactgaacttcctgcatcaattaaagttctgttcaacatccattctcctgtggattttattgatgtatccttctcttttcgtgtaataggcatcgtgacaaccaatggagatgtatgattcaaattttcttttggtatttcttctgccatgaacacaattctttgcttttcccaatctttcaaaggtgaagttttttctaccgccataattttCTTACCTTCAAattttcgtttatgtattcttcctttgatgttttcatggaattcattaaccaagctttttgttatcatattacactccaattttttgccattttcattaactctattcatctttcctctaaccgattcactgatttgtttaatcactttcttgatttgaattttctcaatcatcaatcttcaactttcgatcttcaatctccctgtttctagcgccattatgtagttgcaggaaatcctacaatactcCCCtagtatgattttatcgttgatcaacctaattttaggtttacactcttaattttattgattaatttctgaatattcttacaaggaaaataaagaaatcaataatGATTTATggtctcaactttctctctcttatttacttatctctcactcaaaaaagatctctctttcctttacaactcgaatgactatttataagggaaatacatagtggatgacagctaatctatcattTATTtccggatatggtttgcgacattctcgcaaccttataaatgttgacttcgcaagctttctaattttcgcaagactatcacacctttctcatgatccttgctgatatcgtttctgaaattattctgcgacgcttttgtgcaataccattgttaacttcgctgagacataactgttgtgagattctgatcctacaatgatGGATTTAAGATGGCTAGTTGTGTGATGTGGGCTTTATGGAATTACAGGAATGAGAAAGTTTTCAACAACAAGGAGCAGAGCATTCAAAGCATAATCAAGGAAGCTCAGTTCTGGTTTAATCATACCATTTTTGTCCTACCTGAGATCATGATCAGCGTGCTTACAGAAAACAAATGGAAAATAAGTGGAATCCACCTGAGACTGAGTGGACTAAACTTAATACAGACACTGCCTTCAAGGACTTTAAAGGTGGTTGGGCAGTGGCGGCTAGGAACGCAGAAGTTAAATTTACAAGATGTGGTACAATGTCTCATAAGGTGTTGAGTGTTATCGAGGCTGAAACAATAGCAGTTCTCCTAGCTGCTGATTTTGCGGTGATGTCTCATCTgcagagggttattatcgactgTGATGCTGAAAAAGTGGTGAATATGTTAACAAAAGGGGATTATCATATTCCTTGGAGATTGCACCAAATCATCCTTCAAATTCGAAAACACTTGAAGAAGGTGGCTGAAGTTAAGACagtgtttattaaaaaaaatggaaacaaTGTTGCCCATGCTCTGGCTAAGTACGCCCTAACCCGTCACTCTAATATGTGGTGGTTCTCTCCCAAACCTCCTTGTTGTATCCGCGTCTTGTTTGCAAGAGTATATGATGCTTTgtaattttctcttcttttgtgtagcaaaaaaaaataaaataaaaattatggaCCAAATCATCAAACTACAAGGCCTTCAAAAACTTGACAGGGCAGTCCTCATTGAAAGATAAGAGATTTAACAGCAACAATCACATCGTTTGGTACAAAATCCTTGTTGCGGAATTCTATTTCTCTTGATCCATAACGCCCATCAGATCATGTAAGGAAGATTGTTCCATACGAAGTTATGGGTTGCACTTGGGACTTTTCTCTTTCATGACTTAAAATGCAGCCTTCCGTTGTCTCGCACATTGTTAAATCAACTTTACAATGGAGGAAACGTTttgaaaacaactaaaaagtaaaGCAGGGCTATACATCTGCTAGGACTAGGACTCTGCTGACCAATAGAGATTTTCAAGAAATGCTCAAGGTAGGACTTGCAAGGATGTTGGTTTTCAACGTAGAGATGGAAACGTACATATTATCCTAAGCTCTAGGCTGTTCCATAATCGAATACATCTCCCTCCGTCTACTGCGGGCACGGCACTTTAAGGCGTACTTACCTACAAACAAAAGATGCTTTTGATTTGAGCAGTGAAAACTGAAATTTAAGAGATTCTTATACATTTTCTTGAGAAGAAGAATTGTCACATCGAGAAACAGTatttgcattatattttctttaagAAGGGGACAAAAGATTTAAAGATCTTCAAATTTATATACTAGAATTGATTGATCCAAAAAATTTGTTACGATCCGTCTCGATTAGAAGAGTTTGATTAATGAGAAACACAACTGCATATCGCTTTTTACTCGAACTAGTCGCATCCCTAAGAACGCTCAACTTACTCAACGAAACCATCATATTTATTTACTCGACGACGAGGAATGAAGAATCCATCTTTATTTGCGTAGATGCGATCGGACTCAGTTTAATGATTTCAATTTTGTGTACGTACAAAATATTGGAGGAAAAATATGCAAGTAATCATGAATTACACGGTACAAACAGCGAAATGAACATATTAGAGTGGGCTACATCGTGGGAAAGATGGGGCCTGTAGAACGAGCTATGTCCTCAATGGGTTCGGCAGAAAGCTTAGCGAAACCGGAAATAGCGACTGTATATAAAGCATTAATAAAAGAAACTACTGGAAAAAGCAAGCAAGTCTCGTGCATTAGCAGCTTTTGAATGCTGATTTTGAAAGAGAAAAGAGATGTAGTAAAGGGACGGCGACTCAGATCACAAGCAACGCACCTTACTTCTACTCCCACAtatgaccttttttttttattatcaatcagGACATGTTTGGTCAGATGTTGCTCATCAGTAACCAACAAACTATGTACCTGATGCTCAAATGATTTTCTTTttccacaaaattggttaaaaagaccaaaatcaaaaattcctgggtgaaatggacagttagattttgatactgtttaaatggacaaaaatgtaaaaatagccaggatgtaaccagtttcatcgtgcccatttttaaatattttttcttatttttaatttacacaggatgtatccagtttcatccttgctattttttaaatttaagctaagatgaaaccaatttaatccttactattttttttttggccatttcacccaactattttttactcgtccatttgaaccgtgatttaaaaatatttggacaaatgaccaattTTTCGTTCTTTTTTTACAATTCTTGATCTCCCAGCACTGCTTAAAGTTGAGCTAGCTAGCAACAAAGTAACAAACAAGAACTTTGGTGGTACTTTTTTCCTTAAGCCGTGCTGGGAGAGATTGGTGTATAGAATTATCAGTGAAACAACCGTCGGTGGCCAGATTGCACCTAAtgtctctttctttttttcattttttcttttcaaatcaggaAGGCTAAACTATTTTGTTTCAAAAGGGTACATCAACTATCAAGTTATTTTTGGGACCTAATTCTAGAATAAACTTTTAAAACCAAAAGAATACTGCTTCCGCCTTCTTCACCTGGAGAAAGTAGAAGTACATTTGTTTCTAGTTTCCTAAAATGCTAAATGTTTTATGAGATGAGTAAGAGGGTTCTTTATTTTTAACAAAGCCCGAGAGTTTTGATAttataaacaaatttttttaaCCTGAAGTCAAAACATAGTACTATGAAAgtgctttttgtgaagcaaaaaatgtttatttttacTTAATGAGAAGTAGAATAACTTGTACTTCAAGTTGCCAAGCACGCTCTTAACCATGAGGGCATTGGCATAATCGAATTTCTATATGTGTAAGATTGATTTAAAGAATTCTAACATGATAATGTAAGatcaaattttatatttttttcaagCGTAGCGCACATTTGTTTTTGTTTGAGTTCGGAAAACTCTACTAATCaacttttgataaaaaaaaaaaagaccaattaTAACTTTAAATATTTTTTCCAGATTTCCACAATAATACGAGTTTCCACAATAGTTTCTTACCACAACCCCTCGTATTATAGTGCTTTATATGTTAATATGTGACTAATTGTATAGTGCTTTATTTATACAATTAGTGCACTATATTTAGTGCTTTATACAGTGCAACTATGATAGGAGCAACTATAATTCTAAAAACATATTATAGTGCTTTATATGTTAATATGTGACCAACTATTATAGTGCTTTGACTGGGGTTGCTCTTATAATGGATAAATAAATATAGTGATTTATATGTTAATATGTGATTAATTGTATATCATTTAAATGGATTTCATAGATCCATGTCGTTGTGTTTGatataagagcaaccacagtcatggacTCCATCAAATGCCAAAAACCaaaccaaagaccaaaaaaattAGTCTTTTCAGCACTTAAACGTAACGGCAAACGACTAAAATTTATTCCGGCGTAAATAGAAATAACGCCTGATACCGAGCGCTGATATAAATTTCATCCTATAGTTGAGCGTTGATATAATCCCCTCTGACTGGGGCGTTGATTTAGCGAACGTTCGGTGTGGGGAGTATATTACAGAAACGTCTCGTATGTGACGTTAATGAACTCAACGTACCATAGTCCAGGCGCTAGTATTGTAAGCGCCCCGCTAAGTTTTATGCTTTATTCAACTTACTAAAGAAATTTAATAATATGGGGCGCTACTGAAATTAACGTCTGGGAGACTGATGTACCTTTAATCAACGTATGCTTGGGCGGACTCAATAACCGCGTCCAACACATGCGCTACTTAAACATACGTCTGATTCTAAACGCATGCTATACCTACGTCTATACACGCACGCTCATTATACTCTCGCCCCACCATATTGGTTATAGTCCGTGTCGGTGACCAAATATAGTCTCAACCCCTAGAAAACTAGActatatttgagtttagtcccacCCACTGCGTTTCGATTCACGACCAAATTTGGTTATAGTctccaaatttggtcgtgactgtggatgctctaacaaTACCTAGCCGTAGCGGTGTTAATATGTACCCAAATGCCTTGAACCTGGTGATTTGGTTCCGGTTTGACTTCCATTAGCCATTTCAATACCTGACGGATACCAGGATTCCGAATGGGAAATTTGTTGTTTAGTCCAAAGCCCAAACAAACACTTAACCTAAGATCTAGCAAGAAATGTATTTAACAGGAAGTCCAAAGAtcatttaaaaaatcaaaatgacCTACCTACTCATCACTCAAACGTGTGAACACAACATATTCTCCCTCCTATCTCTCCCACAATCTCGTTCACTTTCAAAAAAACTTGCAACATTCGAACTCATCTATTAGGGTAGAAAAAACCCAAACAACTGAAGATTAAACCCACTCTCATCTCTTCCTAATCAATCGTCAATAAAATCGAAGAAAATCAAGGAGATCAACTTAGATTCGttgaaattgaaaaagcgggggtctaacaaccacacccaatatttcttttggaaatctgaatacacaaactccaatatactttcaagagaatcaactagaaagttagactcaatctagagaaaagtatatcaaagagttttatatctttatctctcaattatctctcaattcaatctgcaatcagcaaataggaatttgcgagcccgattgaatattagagaaataacttgaacggtaccaaagaccaatgttcaaggatcaatcaatttcaatcaacaaccaaaggttggattttccaattgatcgattcaacgcacaacctgtgatatttcaattatataacaaaatataatgtggaaaataaataacacagacaccagaattttgttaacgaggaaaccgcaaatgcagaaaactccggtacctagtccagatttgaacaccacactgtattaatccgctacagacactagcctactaccaatgaacttcagactggactgtagttgaaccctaatcaatctcacactgattcaaggtacaattttgctccttacgtctctgatcccagcaggacactacgcacttgattcccttagctgatctcacccacaaccaagagtttctacgacccaaagtcaaagacttgataaacatatatgtctcacacataaaagtctatatgagtagataaatatatctcccacggaaatacctccgagttttgttccgtcttttgatagataaaggtgaacagaaaccaattgatataccggacttatattcccgaagaacaacctagaaatatcaaccacctcacaataatcttaaccgtatggtagcgaaacaagatatcgtggaatcacaaacgatgagacgaagatgtttgtgactactttttatcttgcctatcggagattaaatctcgagccaatcttagagaagatattactcaaatacgataga
This is a stretch of genomic DNA from Papaver somniferum cultivar HN1 chromosome 1, ASM357369v1, whole genome shotgun sequence. It encodes these proteins:
- the LOC113352494 gene encoding uncharacterized protein LOC113352494; amino-acid sequence: MENKWNPPETEWTKLNTDTAFKDFKGGWAVAARNAEVKFTRCGTMSHKVLSVIEAETIAVLLAADFAVMSHLQRVIIDCDAEKVVNMLTKGDYHIPWRLHQIILQIRKHLKKVAEVKTVFIKKNGNNVAHALAKYALTRHSNMWWFSPKPPCCIRVLFARVYDAL